Proteins from a single region of Synchiropus splendidus isolate RoL2022-P1 chromosome 3, RoL_Sspl_1.0, whole genome shotgun sequence:
- the LOC128755531 gene encoding motile sperm domain-containing protein 1-like: protein MKPQDNHEAQSRMERARMLADAVRRSKKGETSGKSSLPVFVFPSELVFHSQHRNSHRRVLTLYNPYTFTISFKILCTAPSLYKVVEAEGHVRAKSCVDLVVRHLDVSHRNWGRRDRFRLEIKGGGLEGDREIWAELRAGEQERGGGDGEQEGRKKTGQQQRSFSALAPLSPLLVPTNTGLPLPVCTAVRSVSQWVVCTFLALLCVTVLMLPHHSETNSSVPQCLHVSTNQKLVCAYTLGLLTMVFLR, encoded by the exons ATGAAACCGCAGGATAACCATGAGGCACAGAGCCGGATGGAAAGAGCAAGAATGTTGGCTGACGCTGTGAGGCGGTCAAAGAAAGGAGAGACGTCTGGAAAGTCCTCGCTGCCTGTCTTTGTCTTTCCTTCGGAGTTGGTGTTCCACTCGCAACACCGGAACTCTCATAGGAGAGTGCTGACCTTGTACAACCCCTATACCTTCACCATCAGCTTCAAGA TCTTGTGCACAGCTCCATCCCTGTACAAGGTGGTGGAAGCCGAGGGACACGTCCGGGCGAAATCTTGTGTTGACTT AGTGGTCCGTCACCTTGATGTGTCCCATCGCAACTGGGGCCGCAGAGACCGGTTCCGTTTGGAGATTAAAGGAGGTGGCCTGGAGGGAGATCGAGAGATCTGGGCAGAGTTGAGGGCAGgagagcaggagagaggaggTGGTGACGGAGAGCAGGAGGGGAGAAAGAAAACAGGCCAGCAGCAGAGATCGTTCTCAGCTCTAGCACCTTTGTCACCTCTGCTCGTGCCCACAAATACTGGTCTGCCGTTGCCTGTCTgcacag CCGTCCGTAGCGTTTCTCAGTGGGTGGTGTGCACATTCTTAGCCCTGCTGTGTGTGACCGTTCTGATGCTCCCTCACCATTCCGAGACCAACTCCTCAGTCCCGCAGTGCCTCCACGTCTCCACCAATCAGAAACTGGTCTGCGCTTACACACTCG GTCTGCTCACAATGGTGTTTTTAAGGTAG